The Roseofilum capinflatum BLCC-M114 nucleotide sequence CAATATCGGATAAAGTTCTTGTACTTTTCAGATTCGCTCCCCAAGGGATAACGCTCACTTTCTCAGAGGGCAAATTATAAATTTTCATTGATTCCTCGGCAGCCCAATCGGATGTGAAAATCAGGCGATCGCACCGATCAAAAGCTGACTTTTCTAAGCGATAAATATTTCTTGTTGTTTCACCAGACAAATTATTTAAATAAGAATAAAAATTGATTAAACTCCCTAAAGGTGCATCTGTCCATAGAACTAGAGGTTTAGGGCTTTTTAAGTAGGCAAAAGGAATCGCATTTTCTGGACAGAGTGCCAGCCTAGCAGCAGAATTACATAACTTTTTCTCAATTTGTTTAGCATAGGATTTCAAAATTACAGGTTCTGCCCAACTATAATAATCTTGTTTAAATAAATTGCGATAAAATAGCCATTTTAATCGTGTGACGGGAGTCTTATATTTTTCTAAAGGGCCGAGATGGTTTAAGGTAAAGTCTTGTGCTTGAAATTCTTGAGACAAATAAGAACCAGCAGTATACATTCCCATATGTTGCTTGGGCCAGCTAGAGGGCTTAAATACATCATAGGTAGTTAT carries:
- a CDS encoding glycosyltransferase family 4 protein codes for the protein MQLDYITTYDVFKPSSWPKQHMGMYTAGSYLSQEFQAQDFTLNHLGPLEKYKTPVTRLKWLFYRNLFKQDYYSWAEPVILKSYAKQIEKKLCNSAARLALCPENAIPFAYLKSPKPLVLWTDAPLGSLINFYSYLNNLSGETTRNIYRLEKSAFDRCDRLIFTSDWAAEESMKIYNLPSEKVSVIPWGANLKSTRTLSDIELSIQNRNPDQCQLLFIGVDWERKGGDFAVEVAKNLNNAGVKTDLNVVGCQPPKWVSSLDFVNIIGYIDKSTTSGQQQLDHLFSASHFLILHTLADCSPHVLIEANSYGVPCVSTNIGGIPTIIQDGKNGKTFSLETESSVYSEYILEMLHNREAYQSLALSSFQEYESRLNWKIAIRTFKTLIQELLG